One Mangifera indica cultivar Alphonso chromosome 4, CATAS_Mindica_2.1, whole genome shotgun sequence genomic region harbors:
- the LOC123213910 gene encoding heat shock protein 90-5, chloroplastic, whose translation MAPVLSRSLATASLVSLPFSFKHPNSKHLNLRSSLFPQNGFRRAFSCSAMNLNARKKNNRTFVRCEATVAEKQAADASGEKFEYQAEVSRLMDLIVHSLYSHKEVFLRELVSNASDALDKLRFLSVTEPSLLGDAGDLEIRIKPDPENGTITIIDTGIGMTKEELIDCLGTIAQSGTSKFLKALKENKDIGADNGLIGQFGVGFYSAFLVAEKVVVSTKSPRSDKQYVWEAVADSSSYVIKEETEPEKLLSRGTQITLYLREDDKYEFSDPGKIQSLVKNYSQFVSFPIYTWLEKSRTIEVEEEEEPKEGEEKPEGENKRKKTTKTEKYWDWELTNETKPIWMRNQKEVEKDEYHEFYKKTFNEFLDPLAYTHFTTEGEVEFWSVLYVPGMGPLNNEDVMNPKTKNIRLYVKRVFISDDFDGELFPRYLSFVKGVVDSDDLPLNVSREILQESRIVRIMRKRLVRKTFDMIQDISQSENKEDYKRFWENFGRFLKLGCVEDSGNHKRIAPLLRFYTSKNEEELTSLDEYVENMGEKQNAIYYLATDSLKSAKSAPFLEKLVQKDIEVLYLIEPIDEVAIQNLQIYKEKKFVDISKEDLELGDEDEVKERETKQEYNLLCDWIKQQLGDKVAKVQVSKRLSSSPCVLVSGKFGWSANMERLMKAQALGDTSSLEFMRGRRILEINPDHPIVKDLNAACKNAPDSSDAKRAVDLLYDTALISSGFSPDSPAELGNKIYEMMAMALGGRWGRSEGDDEAEAQEENAAESDASADETSETQVVEPSEVRTESDPWQD comes from the exons ATGGCTCCAGTTCTGAGCAGAAGCTTAGCCACTGCCTCTCTAGTTTCACTCCCATTTTCTTTTAAACACCCCAATAGCAAGCACTTGAATCTCAGAAGCTCTCTCTTCCCACAAAATGGTTTCAGAAGGGCCTTTTCTTGCTCTGCGATGAACTTGAATGCACGGAAGAAGAACAATCGCACCTTCGTCCGCTGTGAGGCCACTGTTGCGGAGAAGCAGGCCGCCGACGCTTCTGGTGAGAAGTTTGAGTACCAAGCCGAG GTAAGTCGTTTGATGGATTTGATAGTTCATAGTCTATACAGCCACAAGGAAGTGTTCCTGCGAGAGCTTGTAAG CAATGCAAGCGATGCTTTAGATAAGTTGCGATTTTTAAGTGTTACTGAGCCCTCTCTACTTGGAGACGCGGGTGACCTAGAAATACGCATCAAACCTGATCCAGAAAATGGGACCATCACCATTAT AGATACTGGTATTGGAATGACAAAAGAAGAGCTCATTGATTGTCTTGGAACTATTGCTCAGAGTGGTACTTCAAAGTTCCTAAAGGCTCTTAag GAAAATAAGGATATCGGGGCTGACAATGGTTTGATAGGACAATTTGGTGTTGGATTCTATTCTGCTTTTCTTGTTGCTGAGAAG GTTGTTGTGTCTACAAAGAGCCCACGGTCAGATAAGCAATATGTTTGGGAAGCTGTTGCTGACAGTAGCTCTTATGTGATCAAGGAAGAAACTGAGCCGGAGAAGCTCTTATCCCGTGGAACACAAATCACACTTTATTTAAGG GAGGACGATAAGTATGAATTCTCGGATCCAGGAAAGATACAGAGTTTGGTGAAGAATTATTCGCAATTTGTTTCTTTCCCTATCTATACATGGCTTGAGAAATCACGTACCATTGAG GTTGAGGAGGAGGAAGAACCCAAAGAAGGGGAAGAAAAACCAGAG GgtgaaaataaaaggaagaaaacgACGAAAACTGAGAAGTATTGGGACTGGGAACTAACCAATGAAACAAAGCCTATATGG ATGCGAAATCAAAAGGAAGTTGAAAAAGATGAGTATCATGAATTCTACAAGAAGACTTTCAATGAATTTTTGGATCCACTTGCATATACTCACTTCACCACAGAG GGTGAGGTGGAGTTCTGGAGTGTTCTTTATGTTCCTGGAATGGGGCCTTTAAACAATGAGGATGTGATGAATCCAAAAACAAAGAACATACGATTGTATGTTAAGCGTGTATTTATCTCAGATGATTTTGATGGAGAGCTG TTTCCACGGTACTTGAGCTTTGTGAAGGGTGTGGTAGACTCAGATGATCTTCCTCTTAATGTATCTCGAGAAATCCTTCAAGAAAGCAGAATT GTAAGGATTATGAGAAAGAGACTCGTTAGGAAAACATTTGACATGATTCAAGACATTTCTCAAAGTGAAAACAAAGAG GATTACAAAAGATTCTGGGAGAACTTTggaagatttttaaaattaggatGTGTTGAGGATTCTGGTAACCACAAGCGCATAGCACCTCTGCTACGATTTTACACGTCAAAGAATGAAGAGGAATTGACAAGCTTAGATGAATATGTTGAAAACATGGGTGAGAAACAAAATGCAATCTATTACTTGGCAACAGACAGTTTGAAAAGTGCTAAGAGTGCTCCATTTCTGGAGAAGTTAGTCCAGAAAGATATTGAG GTTCTTTATTTGATTGAGCCTATTGATGAAGTTGCCATCCAGAACCTGCAGATCtacaaggaaaagaaatttgttGACATCAGCAAAGAGGATTTAGAGCTTG GTGATGAGGATGAGGTCAAAGAAAGGGAAACTAAGCAAGAATACAATCTTCTTTGTGATTGGATAAAGCAACAACTTGGTGATAAGGTGGCCAAGGTCCAAGTTTCAAAGCGACTGAGCTCATCTCCCTGTGTGCTTGTTTCTGGCAAGTTTGGATGGTCTGCCAATATGGAAAG GTTGATGAAAGCTCAAGCTCTTGGTGACACCTCAAGTCTGGAGTTCATGAGGGGAAGGAGAATACTGGAGATTAATCCAGATCATCCCATTGTTAAAGATTTAAAT GCTGCATGTAAAAATGCCCCTGATAGCAGTGATGCCAAGAGAGCTGTCGACCTTTTGTATGATACAGCTTTGATCTCTAGCGGATTTAGT CCTGACAGCCCAGCTGAGTTGGGTAACAAGATCTATGAGATGATGGCAATGGCTCTTGGAGGTAGATGGGGCAGATCAGAAGGGGATGATGAGGCAGAGGCACAAGAAGAGAATGCAGCAGAATCTGATGCAAGTGCTGATGAAACCTCGGAGACACAAGTTGTTGAACCATCAGAAGTGAGAACTGAGAGTGATCCTTGGCAAGACTAG
- the LOC123213912 gene encoding alpha/beta hydrolase domain-containing protein 17B-like translates to MGTATSSMAAKFAFFPPNPPSYTVIVDEATGKLRISDVHQRDDVDVLKLNTKKGNEIIALYVKNPSASLTVLYSHGNAADLGQMFHIFTELSLHLNVSLMGYDYSGYGQSSGKPSEQDTYADIEAAYKCLVESYGVKEEDIILYGQSVGSGPALDLATHLPRLRAVILHSPILSGLRVMYPVKRTFWFDIYKNIDKIPLVECPVLVIHGTADEAVDFSHGKQLWELCKEKYEPLWLKGGNHCNLELYPEYFRHLRKFISAIEKLPRLRNVSEKTEDQADQPQNSTDQKMEKSRLSTDYREKGRPSTGQREKSRLSTDNREKSRASTDKREKPSRRSIDRSGKARNSLDHPERARNSFDRFGDMVRSVGLCNVDCLRQTAAEV, encoded by the exons ATGGGTACTGCAACATCATCTATGGCGGCCAAGTTCGCCTTCTTCCCGCCAAACCCTCCCTCGTATACGGTAATTGTTGATGAAGCAACTGGGAAACTCAGGATCTCAGATGTCCACCAGAGAGACGACGTGGATGTTTTAAAGTTGAACACCAAAAAAGGAAACGAGATTATTGCTTTGTACGTGAAGAACCCATCAGCTTCACTCACTGTGTTGTATTCTCATGGAAATGCTGCTGATCTTGGTCAAATGTTTCACATTTTCACCGAACTTAGTCTTCATCTAAACGTCAGCCTCATGGG GTACGATTATTCTGGGTATGGACAGTCTTCTGGTAAG CCAAGTGAGCAGGATACATATGCAGACATAGAGGCGGCTTATAAATGTCTTGTGGAGAGCTATGGAGTTAAGGaggaagatataatattgtatGGACAATCAGTTGGAAGTGGACCTGCTCTGGACTTAGCTACACATTTGCCTCGACTCAGGGCCGTCATTCTTCATAGTCCAATCTTGTCTGGTCTTCGTGTCATGTATCCTGTGAAGAGAACATTCTGGTTTGACATTTACAAG AACATCGATAAAATCCCTCTGGTCGAGTGCCCAGTTCTGGTAATTCAT GGAACTGCAGATGAAGCAGTGGACTTTTCCCATGGTAAGCAGCTATGGGAACTATGTAAAGAGAAATATGAACCATTGTGGCTCAAGGGAGGGAACCACTGCAATTTGGAACTCTACCCTGAGTACTTTAGACATCTTAGGAAGTTTATATCAGCTATTGAGAAATTACCCCGCCTTCGAAACGTATCCGAAAAGACAGAAGATCAAGCAGATCAGCCCCAGAACTCCACAGACCAGAAAATGGAGAAGTCAAGGCTGAGCACAGACTACAGAGAAAAGGGTAGGCCTAGCACTGGACAGAGAGAAAAATCCAGGCTTAGCACAGACAATAGAGAGAAATCAAGAGCTAGTACTGACAAGAGAGAAAAGCCATCAAGAAGAAGCATTGATCGTTCAGGAAAGGCAAGGAACAGCTTAGATCACCCAGAAAGAGCTAGAAATAGCTTTGACCG GTTTGGAGATATGGTGAGGTCAGTTGGACTGTGTAATGTTGATTGCTTAAGGCAGACAGCTGCAGAGGTCTGA
- the LOC123213860 gene encoding UDP-glycosyltransferase 89A2-like has translation MSTSIHLLIFPYPAHGHMLALLDLIHQLSLRDFAITILVTPKNLPILTPLLNSHPHIQTLLLPFPSHPSISPGVENVKELGNAGNFPVMSALVKLFDPITHWFHSHPNPPVAIISDFFLGWTLDLARHLNVIRIAFFSVSALLPSVFDYCWNHFDEVKSSGVVELHGLPRSPIFKQEHLPSVFRRYKESDPDSEFVKDCLLKNTLSWGCVFNSFVDLEGDYLDYLKTKIGHDRVFAVGPLSLLGIESKSANDPKLIPNDFSLKWLDGCPDGSVLYVCFGSQKPLRSEQMEALASGLEVSGVRFLWVVKTGEGYGSIPEGFEERVSDRGLIVKGWAPQVSILNHKAVGGFLSHCGWNSVLEVIVSGVMILGWPMEADQFVNARLLVEDMGVAVRVCEGADSVPDSTELGRMISKSMNQCGEVKARAKELKEKALAGVESGGSSARDLEKLAEELKNLQGKSVLIN, from the coding sequence ATGTCCACCTCCATTCATCTCTTAATATTTCCTTACCCCGCTCATGGTCACATGCTTGCTCTCCTTGATCTTATCCACCAGTTGTCTCTCCGTGATTTCGCCATCACCATCTTAGTTACTCCCAAAAACCTCCCAATTCTCACTCCTCTCCTCAACTCTCACCCTCATATTCAAACCCTACTTCTACCCTTCCCCTCCCACCCCTCCATCTCCCCCGGCGTTGAAAATGTTAAGGAACTTGGTAACGCTGGCAACTTCCCCGTCATGTCCGCTTTGGTCAAACTCTTTGACCCCATAACCCACTGGTTTCATTCCCATCCCAATCCACCTGTTGCCATCATATCTGATTTCTTTCTCGGTTGGACTTTAGACCTAGCTCGTCACCTCAATGTAATCAGAATCGCTTTTTTCTCAGTCAGCGCGCTTTTGCCATCGGTTTTTGACTATTGTTGGAATCATTTCGATGAAGTCAAGTCTTCCGGTGTTGTTGAGTTGCATGGTTTGCCAAGATCTCCAATCTTTAAGCAGGAACATCTCCCTTCTGTGTTTAGACGGTATAAAGAATCGGACCCTGATTCGGAGTTTGTGAAAGATTGCTTGTTGAAAAATACATTGAGTTGGGGTTGTGTTTTTAATTCTTTTGTGGATCTGGAAGGTGATTATTTGgattatttgaaaacaaaaataggaCATGATCGGGTTTTTGCCGTCGGCCCGCTTTCTTTATTGGGAATAGAGTCAAAATCTGCAAATGACCCGAAATTGATTCCGAATGACTTTTCGTTGAAGTGGCTAGACGGGTGCCCGGATGGCTCTGTCCTTTACGTCTGCTTCGGAAGTCAAAAGCCGTTGAGAAGTGAACAAATGGAGGCTTTGGCTTCAGGGCTTGAAGTAAGCGGGGTCCGATTTTTGTGGGTAGTAAAAACGGGTGAGGGGTATGGGTCGATCCCCGAAGGATTTGAGGAGCGGGTATCGGATCGGGGATTGATTGTAAAGGGATGGGCTCCTCAAGTTTCTATATTGAATCATAAAGCAGTGGGCGGATTCTTGAGCCATTGCGGGTGGAACTCAGTTTTAGAAGTGATCGTGAGCGGGGTAATGATATTGGGTTGGCCCATGGAAGCTGACCAGTTTGTGAATGCAAGGTTGCTGGTGGAGGACATGGGCGTGGCGGTTAGAGTGTGCGAGGGTGCGGACTCGGTGCCTGACTCCACTGAGTTGGGACGGATGATTTCCAAATCGATGAATCAGTGTGGTGAAGTGAAGGCTAGAGCTAAGGAGTTGAAGGAGAAGGCTTTGGCAGGAGTGGAAAGTGGAGGAAGCTCTGCAAGGGATTTGGAAAAACTTGCAGaagaattgaaaaatcttcaagGTAAATCagttttaatcaattaa
- the LOC123213859 gene encoding UDP-glycosyltransferase 89A2-like, with the protein MSRDDNAGAHILVFPYAAQGHMLPLLDLTHQLALRNLTITIVITPKNLLSLTPLLTAHPDIQTLVLPFPFHPSIPEGVENVNELGSIGNLPVINALGKLFDPISHWFHSHPNPPVAILSDFFLGWTLSLAHHLNIIRIAFFSSGLFLAAVSEYLWYHFDEIKSGTAMQLHKLPGSPIFREEHLPSIVRLYKRDDPEWEFVKEGYVANFLSWGCVFNSSEALEGVYLDYLKTTMGSDRVFGVGPLSLVGLNLTHGNEPGSDPSDPVFEWLDECPDGSVLYVCFGSQKALNKEQTEALARGIERSGIRFLWVVKTGFSGQADNKYGLIPEGFEERVAGTGLILKGWVPQVEILNHKAVGGFLSHCGWNSTLEAMVGGVMILAWPMEADQFVNAKLLVDDMGVGVRVCEGAESVPDSVELGGIISESFSERGELKLKVKELKEKALAAMKSGGSSDRELDRLVQELSSLHHG; encoded by the coding sequence ATGTCCAGAGACGACAACGCCGGAGCTCATATTCTTGTCTTTCCTTACGCAGCTCAAGGTCACATGCTTCCGCTTCTCGATCTAACCCACCAGTTAGCTCTTCGTAACCTCACCATCACCATCGTCATCACCCCCAAAAACCTACTGTCTCTCACTCCCCTTCTCACTGCTCACCCCGATATTCAAACCTTGGTCCTCCCATTCCCGTTTCATCCATCAATTCCTGAGGGCGTTGAAAACGTTAATGAATTGGGCAGCATAGGCAACTTACCCGTTATAAATGCTTTGGGCAAGCTCTTTGACCCAATTTCTCATTGGTTTCATTCCCACCCTAACCCTCCTGTTGCGATTCTCTCTGATTTCTTCTTGGGATGGACTTTAAGCCTTGCTCATCACCTCAACATCATCAGAATTGCTTTTTTCTCTTCCGGTTTGTTTTTAGCGGCGGTTTCTGAATATCTTTGGTATCATTTTGATGAAATCAAGTCTGGGACTGCTATGCAGCTTCATAAATTGCCAGGATCTCCCATTTTTAGGGAAGAGCATCTGCCTTCTATAGTTCGACTGTATAAGAGGGACGATCCAGAATGGGAGTTTGTGAAAGAGGGATATGTTGCAAATTTTTTGAGTTGGGGTTGCGTTTTCAATTCTTCCGAGGCACTGGAAGGTGTGTATTTGGATTATTTGAAGACCACCATGGGTAGTGACCGTGTTTTCGGTGTCGGACCATTGAGTTTGGTGGGTCTTAATTTAACCCATGGGAATGAGCCAGGTTCTGATCCGAGCGACCCTGTCTTCGAGTGGCTGGACGAATGCCCGGATGGATCTGTATTGTATGTTTGTTTTGGGAGTCAAAAGGCGTTGAACAAAGAACAAACGGAGGCTTTGGCAAGAGGAATCGAGAGAAGCGGGATTCGATTTTTGTGGGTTGTTAAAACTGGTTTTAGCGGGCAGGCAGATAATAAATACGGGTTAATACCGGAAGGATTTGAGGAGCGAGTTGCAGGTACAGGATTGATATTAAAAGGTTGGGTTCCTCAAGTGGAAATATTAAATCACAAAGCAGTGGGTGGATTTTTAAGTCATTGCGGGTGGAACTCTACTTTGGAAGCAATGGTGGGCGGGGTGATGATACTGGCTTGGCCAATGGAGGCTGACCAATTTGTTAATGCTAAGCTCTTGGTTGATGACATGGGTGTGGGTGTTAGAGTGTGTGAGGGTGCTGAGTCAGTGCCTGACTCGGTTGAGTTAGGGGGGATTATTTCGGAGTCATTTAGTGAACGTGGAGAACTGAAGCTTAAAGTGAAGGAGTTGAAAGAGAAGGCTTTAGCAGCGATGAAGAGCGGTGGAAGCTCAGATCGGGAATTGGATAGACTTGTGCAAGAACTGTCAAGTCTTCATCATGGTTAA
- the LOC123213858 gene encoding putative pentatricopeptide repeat-containing protein At1g13630, giving the protein MLIKWAPFHLSIKRQIIYPLSSLVFPKPSVTAAHLSRDEHATSTALIDANRNDPVCEIVANIKNLGFKRLIDLGYLRNTVLSLSESQFDQIFYCLRVESPNYVVAFFDWLNIEFGFKLPPVSRFIVSHVLAGERRFKELRSVLEQMLRKEGSGSAPFLCEILLNGFRGWETNREVWDMLAFVYLRSEMVHDALFVLVKMKDLDLRASIQTYNSLLYNLRRTDIMWDVYHDIKVSETPMNEYTNSILINGLCQQSRLQDAVLFFQETAGEKFGPSVVSLNTIMSGYCKLGFAEAAKGFFGMMIKYGLRPDLYSYNILIHGLSVAGSMEEALEFTSDMDRHGVEPDTVTYRILAKGFNLLARMSGAWKVFQKMLIRGLNPDLVAYTVLICGHCQIGNIQEGLKLREELLSKGFQMNAISYSVLLSSLCKCGRVEEALRLFYEMEATGLKPDLVTYSILIHGLCKQERIQNAIQLYDEMCSMRITPNSFAQGAILQGLCKKEMISEARLYFDTLTKSDLTQDIILYNMMIDAYVKSRSIGEAVRLYKQLTERRISPSIITFNSLIYGFCKMGKVAEARKLLDTIKLHGLEPSAVTYTTLMNAYCEEGNMHSLFELLREMETKTIEPTHVTYTVLIKGFCRQWKLQEAIQLFDDMLAKGLTPDEITFNTLIHSFCKCKDVRKAFQLLNEMLLHNLEPTPVTYNILINGLCVYGELKDADSLLFSLQERNINLTKVAYTTIIKAHCVKGNVDNAVIFFRQMVEKGFEISIRDYSAVINRLCKRCLFTEAKFFFCMMMSDGLPPDQEICERMLNAFHQGGDINSFYELVAKVIKFGVFDDKLMRK; this is encoded by the exons ATGCTCATCAAATGGGCTCCTTTCCATTTATCTATCAAACGACAAATCATCTACCCTCTCTCTTCCTTGGTCTTTCCTAAACCCTCAGTCACTGCCGCACATCTCTCCAGAGACGAACACGCCACCTCCACTGCCTTAATTGATGCAAACCGTAATGACCCAGTTTGCGAAATTGttgcaaatataaaaaatttagggtttaagagaCTTATTGATTTGGGTTATTTGAGAAATACTGTATTGAGTCTGAGCGAGTCTCAGTTTGATCAGATTTTCTATTGTTTGAGGGTTGAGAGTCCAAATTATGTGGTGGCGTTTTTTGATTGGTTGAATATTGAGTTCGGGTTTAAGCTTCCTCCGGTTTCGAGATTTATTGTTTCACATGTTTTGGCGGGTGAGAGGAGATTCAAGGAGTTAAGGTCGGTCTTAGAGCAAATGTTGCGAAAGGAag GCTCTGGTTCAGCTCCCTTCCTTTGTGAGATTCTATTGAATGGCTTTAGGGGCTGGGAGACAAACAGAGAGGTATGGGATATGTTGgcatttgtttatttaagatCTGAGATGGTTCATGATGCCCTTTTTGTACTTGTGAAAATGAAAGACTTGGACTTGAGAGCTTCAATTCAAACATATAACAGTCTTTTGTACAATTTAAGGCGCACTGATATTATGTGGGATGTATATCATGATATCAAAGTTAGTGAGACTCCTATGAATGAATATACTAATTCCATACTGATAAATGGCTTATGCCAGCAGTCCAGACTACAAGATGCAGTTTTGTTCTTTCAGGAGACTGCAGGGGAGAAGTTTGGGCCTTCTGTTGTTTCTTTGAATACCATCATGTCTGGGTACTGTAAACTGGGTTTTGCTGAAGCTGCAAAGGGTTTTTTTGGTATGATGATCAAGTATGGCCTGCGTCCTGATTTGTATAGTTATAATATTCTTATTCATGGTTTGAGTGTAGCTGGTTCCATGGAAGAAGCATTAGAGTTCACAAGTGACATGGACAGGCATGGGGTGGAGCCTGATACAGTAACCTACAGAATTCTTGCCAAAGGATTTAATTTGCTTGCTCGCATGAGTGGAGCTTGGAAGGTCTTTCAGAAAATGCTTATTAGAGGTTTGAATCCAGATCTTGTTGCATACACAGTCCTGATTTGCGGGCATTGCCAGATAGGGAACATTCAGGAAGGATTAAAGTTGCGAGAAGAGTTGCTCTCAAAGGGTTTTCAGATGAATGCCATCTCATACAGTGTACTACTCAGCAGCCTATGTAAATGTGGAAGAGTCGAGGAAGCATTGAGACTTTTTTATGAAATGGAAGCTACTGGCTTAAAGCCCGATCTTGTGACATATTCAATCCTCATTCATGGTCTTTGCAAGCAAGAAAGAATCCAAAATGCTATCCAACTATATGATGAAATGTGCTCCATGAGAATCACCCCTAATTCTTTTGCACAAGGTGCTATTCTTCAGGGCCTGTGCAAGAAAGAAATGATATCAGAGGCAAGACTGTATTTTGATACTCTTACAAAAAGTGACTTGACACAGGATATTATTTTGTACAATATGATGATTGATGCATATGTTAAAAGCCGTAGCATTGGGGAGGCTGTCCGGTTGTACAAACAACTAACTGAAAGAAGAATTAGTCCTAGTATAATCACTTTTAATTCCCTTATTTACGGATTCTGCAAGATGGGAAAAGTAGCCGAAGCTAGAAAGTTGTTGGATACTATCAAATTGCATGGGTTGGAACCGAGTGCAGTAACATATACCACTCTTATGAATGCATACTGTGAAGAAGGAAACATGCATAGCTTGTTTGAATTACTGAGAGAAATGGAAACAAAAACTATAGAACCAACTCATGTTACTTACACTGTACTTATCAAAGGATTCTGCAGACAGTGGAAGCTGCAAGAAGCCATTCAATTATTTGACGATATGTTAGCTAAAGGTCTAACTCCTGATGAAATCACATTTAATACCCTCATCCACAGTTTCTGCAAATGTAAAGATGTAAGAAAAGCTTTTCAGTTACTCAATGAGATGTTGCTGCATAATCTTGAGCCTACACCTGTTACATATAATATTCTCATAAATGGTCTTTGTGTATATGGTGAGCTGAAAGATGCAGATAGTCTACTCTTTTCTCTTCAGGAACGTAATATCAATTTGACAAAAGTTGCTTATACAACAATAATCAAAGCACATTGTGTCAAGGGCAATGTGGACAATGCAGTAATATTCTTTCGTCAAATGGTAGAGAAGGggtttgaaatttcaataagaGACTATAGTGCTGTGATCAATAGACTGTGCAAAAGGTGTTTATTTACTgaagcaaaattttttttctgcaTGATGATGTCTGATGGCTTGCCTCCCGATCAAGAGATATGTGAAAGGATGCTTAATGCCTTTCATCAAGGTGGTGATATCAATTCATTTTATGAACTGGTAGCTAAGGTGATCAAATTTGGTGTATTTGATGATAAATTAATGAGGAAGTAA
- the LOC123214977 gene encoding protein GOLVEN 7, which produces MAPLKLTCFLFLLLFTTSSFSRITAHAHHQDGDATVEVDDISKGKGYFDGELTSTVGKDKRLGGRRMGTVAQKVKESGVSGQTSPFASGEVEDQRKKMSNAASGNRVSHQFSKEMDQKEFVAFNADYRAPRHHPPKNN; this is translated from the exons ATGGCTCCATTGAAGttaacatgttttctttttttacttctttttacTACTTCGTCCTTCTCCAGGATTACAGCTCATGCACATCATCAAG atGGCGATGCAACTGTTGAAGTTGATGATATTTCAAAGGGGAAG GGATACTTTGATGGCGAGCTTACTTCAACTGTTGGAAAAGACAAAAGACTTGGTGGAAGGAGAATGGGCACCGTCGCTCAGAAGGTGAAGGAGTCTGGTGTTTCTGGACAGACGAGTCCATTTGCATCTGGAGAAGTTGAAGACCAGAGGAAGAAGATGTCAAATGCAGCAAGTGGAAATAGAGTTAGCCATCAATTTTCTAAAGAAATGGATCAGAAAGAATTTGTAGCTTTCAATGCTGATTATCGTGCACCCAGGCACCACCCACCTAAGAATAATTAA